From Companilactobacillus heilongjiangensis, one genomic window encodes:
- the pfkB gene encoding 1-phosphofructokinase, translating into MIYTITVNPSIDYVLQLKQLNTGEVNRTSSDVKLPGGKGINVSRILKALKIDSTALGFVGGATGSMFEELLSQHELKTSFTKVKEDTRINVKINAVEQNEETEINGAGPMISDDERQAFMNNLNGIGAGDIVIMAGSLCKNLDAKFYLDIAKTIQKQGAEFIIDTTGQALLDTLPLHPLVVKPNHHELADLFNVKLNSEQEIVTYARKLLDKGAKHVLVSMAGDGALLVTKDTAYKANAPKGTVINSVGAGDSMIAGFAGTFMETKDPIESFHMGAACGSATAFSQDIAVKTKIDEVYQDISITEL; encoded by the coding sequence TTGATTTATACAATTACAGTCAACCCTTCAATTGATTATGTTTTGCAATTGAAGCAATTAAATACTGGCGAAGTTAACCGTACATCAAGCGATGTTAAACTTCCTGGTGGTAAAGGTATCAACGTTTCCAGAATTCTCAAAGCTTTGAAGATTGATTCAACTGCTTTAGGATTTGTCGGTGGTGCTACTGGTTCAATGTTTGAAGAATTGCTTTCACAACACGAACTAAAAACTTCTTTTACTAAAGTTAAAGAAGACACTCGTATCAACGTTAAGATTAATGCCGTTGAACAAAATGAGGAAACTGAGATCAACGGTGCTGGTCCAATGATCAGTGACGATGAGAGACAAGCTTTCATGAACAACCTTAACGGTATCGGTGCGGGTGACATTGTTATCATGGCCGGAAGCCTTTGCAAAAATCTTGACGCAAAATTCTATTTAGATATTGCTAAAACGATTCAAAAGCAAGGCGCTGAATTTATCATCGATACAACTGGTCAAGCTTTACTAGATACTTTGCCATTGCACCCACTAGTTGTTAAACCTAATCACCACGAGTTAGCTGACTTATTCAATGTCAAACTTAATAGCGAACAAGAGATTGTTACTTATGCTCGTAAACTGTTGGACAAAGGTGCTAAACACGTCCTTGTCTCAATGGCTGGTGACGGCGCCCTACTTGTTACTAAGGACACAGCATACAAAGCCAACGCTCCTAAAGGAACTGTTATCAATTCCGTTGGTGCTGGGGATTCAATGATCGCCGGTTTTGCTGGAACATTCATGGAAACAAAAGATCCAATCGAAAGCTTCCATATGGGTGCTGCTTGTGGATCAGCTACAGCCTTCAGTCAAGATATTGCCGTAAAGACAAAGATTGACGAAGTTTATCAAGATATTTCTATTACAGAGCTCTAA
- a CDS encoding DeoR/GlpR family DNA-binding transcription regulator: MLTEERQQIILDQLKLHNIVKLHDLIPLTGASESTLRRDLQDLENCHKLLRIHGGAQNVISLHEEPALSQKAAVHINEKKMIGQTAAGLVRNHEVIFLDSGTTIQFMIPYLIEHNDLLVITNSVDNASMLADYNVNTFLPGGRLKSSTKALVGANIIQTLENYHFDRAFLGTNGFSVDAGYTTPDPEEAAIKSLAIAQSNQAYVLSDSSKFSQVSFSRFATLAEVPLITNKLSEKETSILNKYTKITEAI, encoded by the coding sequence GTGCTTACCGAAGAAAGACAACAAATTATTTTAGATCAATTAAAATTACATAATATTGTCAAACTCCACGACTTAATTCCATTAACTGGTGCTTCAGAATCCACCTTGCGCCGTGATCTCCAAGATTTAGAGAATTGTCATAAACTTCTAAGAATTCACGGTGGTGCTCAAAACGTTATTTCTTTACATGAAGAACCCGCACTTTCTCAAAAAGCTGCCGTTCATATTAATGAAAAGAAAATGATTGGCCAAACAGCTGCAGGACTTGTTCGAAACCATGAAGTCATCTTCCTTGATTCAGGGACAACGATTCAATTCATGATTCCTTATTTAATAGAACATAACGATCTGTTAGTTATTACCAACAGCGTTGACAATGCTTCGATGCTGGCCGATTACAACGTGAACACATTTCTTCCTGGGGGGAGATTAAAGTCATCTACTAAAGCTTTGGTTGGAGCAAATATCATCCAAACTTTAGAGAATTACCATTTTGATCGTGCATTTCTAGGAACTAACGGCTTTTCAGTTGATGCTGGTTACACAACGCCAGATCCTGAAGAAGCAGCCATAAAGAGCCTAGCAATCGCACAATCAAATCAGGCTTATGTCTTATCTGATAGTTCTAAGTTTTCGCAAGTCAGTTTTAGCCGTTTTGCGACTTTAGCTGAAGTACCATTGATTACTAACAAGTTGTCGGAAAAAGAAACAAGCATTTTAAACAAGTATACAAAGATAACGGAGGCTATTTAG
- the obgE gene encoding GTPase ObgE, with protein sequence MFVDNVKITVRSGKGGDGAVAFRHEKYTPLGGPSGGDGGRGGDIILKANEGMNTLMDFRYKRIFKAEPGQNGQIKGMYGHKADPVYIKVPTGTSVYDEESGRLIGDLTENNQELVVAKGGNGGRGNIHFANSRNQAPEVAENGEPGQEKFIKLELKLIADVGLVGFPSVGKSTLLSVATSARPKIAAYHFTTLSPNLGMVRLDDGRDFVIADLPGLIEGASNGVGLGIQFLRHVERTRVILHLVDMDPNNGRDPYEDYLAIRKELGNYDENVLSRPEVIVPTKLDIPGSEERLAEFKEKLPEDADIFAISSVKHTGVKALMNHTSEVLSKAEPIHFDVQTDEDKEYNFEPEEKAFTIEKEADHDFVVKGAKVELLLQRTNLDHQDGIMLFARKLKSMGIEDALIDAGAESGDSVTILDFTFEFI encoded by the coding sequence ATGTTTGTAGATAACGTTAAAATCACCGTTAGATCCGGAAAGGGTGGCGACGGGGCTGTAGCCTTCCGTCACGAAAAATATACTCCACTCGGTGGACCTTCCGGCGGTGATGGTGGTCGCGGTGGCGATATCATCTTAAAGGCTAATGAAGGTATGAATACTTTAATGGACTTTAGATACAAGAGAATTTTTAAGGCTGAACCAGGTCAAAATGGTCAGATCAAGGGGATGTACGGACATAAAGCAGATCCCGTTTATATTAAAGTTCCTACGGGAACTTCAGTATATGATGAAGAAAGCGGTCGTTTAATTGGCGACTTGACTGAAAACAACCAAGAATTAGTAGTTGCCAAGGGTGGTAACGGTGGACGTGGAAACATTCACTTTGCTAATTCCAGAAATCAAGCTCCAGAAGTTGCCGAAAATGGTGAGCCTGGACAAGAGAAATTTATCAAGCTTGAGTTGAAGTTGATTGCTGATGTTGGATTGGTTGGTTTTCCATCTGTTGGTAAATCTACCTTATTATCTGTTGCTACATCTGCTCGACCAAAGATTGCGGCATATCACTTTACGACATTGTCACCTAACCTAGGAATGGTTAGATTAGATGATGGACGTGATTTTGTTATTGCCGATTTACCCGGTTTGATTGAGGGTGCATCTAACGGTGTCGGTTTGGGTATTCAATTCCTACGCCACGTTGAACGTACTCGAGTTATCTTGCACTTAGTTGACATGGATCCTAACAATGGTCGTGATCCATACGAAGATTATTTGGCAATTAGAAAAGAATTAGGAAATTATGATGAGAACGTTTTGTCACGTCCCGAGGTTATCGTACCAACTAAGTTGGATATTCCTGGTTCTGAAGAACGACTAGCTGAATTCAAAGAGAAGTTGCCAGAAGATGCTGATATTTTCGCAATTTCAAGTGTTAAACATACTGGTGTGAAAGCGTTGATGAATCACACGAGTGAAGTATTATCTAAGGCAGAGCCAATTCACTTTGACGTTCAAACTGACGAAGATAAAGAATACAACTTTGAACCAGAAGAAAAGGCATTTACGATTGAAAAAGAGGCCGATCACGACTTTGTTGTTAAGGGTGCTAAGGTTGAATTACTTCTTCAAAGAACCAACTTGGATCACCAAGATGGTATTATGCTGTTTGCTAGAAAACTAAAATCTATGGGTATTGAAGATGCATTGATCGATGCAGGAGCTGAGTCAGGTGATTCAGTAACAATTCTCGATTTCACTTTTGAATTTATTTAG
- a CDS encoding acyltransferase family protein, whose protein sequence is MNKSPKRRFITGFDGLRTLGVIGVIMYHLNPNVFSGGYLGVPIFFLISGYLITDHFFNTVDYGGSFSLSNFYIKRVKRLYPGMLFVLLASGAYIVMFLKGLLYHLDQIFVTNVLNVYNWWQIFNGQSYFERFANNESPFTHLWTLSIEGQFYIIWPILLILFAKYGVKKSRIFGFSMILSIASAIWMAILFKPGVDPSRIYYGTDTRLFSILLGCGLALIWPAEKLKSGLKKNDKLKLNLVGLLSFALMLLMIFTIKDSDPFLYRGGMFIFSITTCIFIGVVAHPDSFWNGVLSNRVFHYVGTRSYGLYLYQFPVMIFFESKFRNIADHPILYPVIEVILIVLVTEFSFRFVEQPLAHAKWSDVKKFFRSSTAVQRVLALVIAVICLTGSYGVVKAVSAPKPNVNHSQLANKITKNEKATKAKKAKAIANLKKAKDKQKNVTGKMSDADYARYKKAAKSHPINTEFEKYGLSQIDLQRLKDVPLTAVGDSVMADGSDNFLKLFDDKKVIIDAAVSRQMGASLDLLQNYKSQGVLASNVLIGLGTNGPFNMDQVGQIMQLVGPKRHVYWINVHVPTRPWEKTVNGVLSQATAKYKNLTVIDWNGYSQGHTDWFYDDNVHPNPDGSMYYTSFVTKEILKSLDKK, encoded by the coding sequence ATGAATAAATCACCAAAAAGAAGATTTATTACTGGATTTGATGGACTACGTACTTTAGGGGTTATTGGTGTAATTATGTATCACTTGAATCCCAATGTTTTTTCCGGCGGATATTTGGGGGTTCCAATTTTCTTCCTTATATCGGGTTACTTAATCACAGATCATTTTTTTAATACTGTTGATTATGGTGGTTCATTCTCGTTAAGTAATTTTTACATTAAAAGAGTTAAGCGATTATATCCCGGGATGCTTTTTGTGTTATTAGCATCTGGGGCATATATCGTGATGTTTTTAAAGGGGCTGTTGTACCATTTAGACCAGATTTTCGTAACAAATGTCTTGAATGTTTATAACTGGTGGCAAATTTTTAACGGTCAATCATATTTTGAAAGATTCGCTAATAATGAATCACCATTTACACATTTATGGACTTTGTCTATTGAAGGTCAGTTCTATATTATTTGGCCAATTTTGTTAATTCTATTTGCCAAATATGGTGTTAAAAAGAGTCGTATCTTTGGATTCTCAATGATTCTTTCAATTGCTTCAGCAATCTGGATGGCTATTTTGTTCAAGCCGGGTGTTGATCCAAGTAGAATTTATTATGGTACAGATACAAGATTATTCTCAATTTTACTTGGTTGTGGTCTAGCTTTGATTTGGCCAGCTGAGAAGTTGAAGAGTGGCTTGAAGAAGAATGACAAATTAAAACTTAATTTAGTTGGTTTGCTGTCATTTGCTTTGATGCTACTAATGATCTTTACAATTAAGGATTCAGATCCATTCTTGTATCGTGGTGGGATGTTTATCTTCTCAATCACGACATGTATCTTTATCGGAGTTGTTGCACATCCAGATTCATTCTGGAACGGCGTTTTATCAAACCGAGTTTTCCATTATGTCGGTACGAGAAGTTATGGGCTTTACTTGTATCAATTTCCTGTAATGATTTTCTTCGAATCAAAGTTCAGAAACATTGCTGATCATCCAATCCTTTATCCTGTGATTGAGGTTATCTTGATTGTCTTAGTAACTGAATTTTCATTCAGATTCGTCGAACAACCATTGGCTCACGCTAAATGGAGTGATGTTAAGAAGTTCTTCCGTTCATCAACTGCCGTTCAACGTGTTTTGGCATTAGTAATCGCTGTGATCTGTTTAACTGGTTCATACGGTGTCGTTAAAGCTGTTAGTGCACCAAAGCCTAACGTCAACCACAGTCAACTAGCTAATAAGATTACTAAGAATGAAAAGGCTACTAAGGCTAAGAAAGCTAAAGCAATTGCAAACTTGAAGAAGGCTAAGGACAAGCAAAAGAACGTAACTGGCAAGATGTCAGATGCTGATTATGCTCGTTACAAGAAAGCTGCTAAGAGTCACCCAATCAATACTGAATTTGAAAAGTATGGTTTGAGTCAGATTGACTTGCAACGTTTAAAGGATGTTCCTTTGACTGCTGTCGGTGATTCAGTTATGGCTGATGGTTCCGATAACTTCTTGAAGTTGTTCGATGACAAGAAAGTTATCATTGATGCTGCGGTTAGTCGTCAGATGGGTGCCAGTCTTGATCTTTTGCAAAATTACAAGAGTCAAGGCGTTCTAGCATCTAATGTCTTGATTGGTCTAGGTACTAACGGACCATTCAATATGGATCAAGTTGGTCAAATTATGCAATTAGTTGGTCCTAAACGTCATGTTTACTGGATTAATGTTCACGTACCAACAAGACCTTGGGAAAAGACTGTTAATGGAGTCTTATCTCAAGCAACAGCTAAGTATAAGAATTTGACTGTGATTGACTGGAATGGATACTCACAAGGTCACACAGACTGGTTCTATGATGATAATGTACATCCAAATCCAGACGGATCGATGTACTATACTTCGTTTGTCACAAAAGAAATTTTGAAATCATTAGACAAAAAATAG
- the rnz gene encoding ribonuclease Z, with protein MELEFLGTGAGVPSKSRNVSSTALKMLDERNEVWLFDVGEATQHQILKTAIKPRKITKIFISHLHGDHIFGLPGLLASRANQGGEAPLEIYGPVGIKEYVQTSLKVTGSRLSYQIKYIELKNEGEIFNDKTFSVYAGKLKHRITCFGYRVVEKPRVGELLVDKLQEYHIPNGPIFGQLKAGKVVTLDDGTVLDGKDFIGPDKPSKIVTIISDTRYTPEIDELSKDADVIVHESTFSNDEKKLAYNYYHSTATQAAELAKRSHAKGLILTHISARYTGRGALILQKEAQKIFKNTRVASDFDLYEVPFK; from the coding sequence ATGGAATTAGAATTTTTAGGAACTGGTGCCGGAGTTCCATCAAAGAGCCGCAACGTTTCGAGCACTGCGTTAAAAATGCTTGATGAGCGCAATGAAGTTTGGCTCTTTGACGTCGGCGAAGCGACACAACATCAAATATTAAAAACAGCAATCAAGCCTCGTAAAATAACTAAAATCTTTATCTCTCATTTGCATGGCGATCATATTTTTGGTTTGCCAGGTTTATTAGCTAGTCGTGCCAATCAAGGCGGTGAAGCTCCATTGGAGATTTATGGACCAGTGGGTATTAAAGAATACGTTCAGACGTCCTTGAAGGTAACTGGCAGTAGATTGAGCTATCAAATTAAATATATCGAATTGAAAAATGAAGGCGAAATTTTCAATGACAAGACTTTTAGCGTTTACGCCGGCAAGTTGAAACATCGGATTACTTGTTTTGGTTATCGAGTGGTCGAAAAGCCACGTGTTGGTGAGTTATTAGTTGATAAGTTACAGGAATACCACATTCCAAATGGACCAATTTTTGGTCAATTGAAGGCTGGTAAAGTTGTGACATTAGACGATGGAACTGTTTTAGATGGGAAAGATTTCATCGGACCCGACAAACCAAGTAAAATCGTTACAATTATTTCTGACACGCGCTATACTCCGGAAATCGATGAATTGTCGAAAGATGCTGATGTTATTGTGCATGAGTCGACATTTTCTAACGATGAAAAGAAGTTGGCCTACAACTATTATCATTCCACAGCCACTCAAGCAGCCGAACTTGCTAAAAGAAGCCATGCTAAAGGTTTGATTTTGACACATATTTCTGCCAGATATACTGGTAGAGGTGCTTTGATCTTACAAAAGGAAGCTCAAAAAATCTTTAAGAACACTCGTGTAGCTAGTGATTTTGATTTGTATGAGGTACCTTTTAAATAG
- a CDS encoding SDR family NAD(P)-dependent oxidoreductase, with protein MTNLLNQTVVVTGASSGIGKDVAVNAAKCGANLILIARNEDKLLQVKNECIRVGAESAHHEYLSVDMSDANQISDAVDKIADISDDIDVLVNAAGFGDFSNYLDTDFDKVEKMFRVNVLGLMLMTRLVASGMIENGRGHIINIGSMAGKMTTPKSAAYAATKAAVIAFSDGLRLELKPMGVYVTTVNPGPVDTNFFNVADHSGNYLDSVKYFVLDPDKLAWEIVNTFGRSKREINRPRYMELAAVLYKVAPSLGDYFASTLGNRK; from the coding sequence ATGACTAATTTATTGAATCAAACAGTTGTTGTTACTGGTGCATCTTCAGGTATCGGTAAGGACGTTGCTGTTAACGCTGCTAAATGTGGCGCCAACTTGATTTTAATTGCCAGAAATGAAGACAAGTTGTTGCAAGTTAAGAATGAATGTATTCGTGTCGGTGCTGAGAGTGCCCACCATGAATACCTTTCAGTTGATATGAGCGATGCAAATCAAATCAGTGATGCAGTTGACAAAATTGCTGATATTAGTGATGATATCGACGTATTAGTCAATGCCGCTGGTTTTGGGGACTTTTCAAATTACTTGGATACCGATTTTGACAAAGTTGAAAAGATGTTCCGTGTGAATGTTTTAGGACTAATGTTGATGACACGATTGGTTGCATCAGGTATGATTGAGAATGGTCGTGGACATATTATTAACATCGGTTCAATGGCTGGAAAGATGACAACACCTAAGTCTGCTGCTTATGCGGCAACTAAAGCGGCTGTAATCGCCTTTTCAGACGGTCTAAGGCTGGAATTGAAGCCTATGGGTGTTTATGTTACAACGGTCAATCCAGGCCCTGTAGACACGAATTTCTTCAATGTCGCCGATCATTCAGGCAACTATCTTGATTCAGTAAAATATTTCGTTCTTGATCCTGATAAGTTGGCTTGGGAAATTGTTAATACGTTTGGTCGTTCAAAGCGTGAAATCAATCGTCCACGTTACATGGAATTGGCAGCAGTACTTTATAAGGTTGCTCCAAGTCTTGGGGATTACTTTGCTTCAACACTGGGCAATCGCAAATAG
- a CDS encoding lipopolysaccharide assembly protein LapA domain-containing protein: protein MKGKQSRFVIGLVITLIVVIFAVLNVNPVTVSFGFTRVKLPLIILIIVTLLLGAVITMLLATTGKKKDDDLNRHAKKQISKVKVSNDNQIADALKENNVKKQTK, encoded by the coding sequence ATGAAGGGTAAACAATCAAGATTCGTAATTGGCTTAGTTATTACTTTAATCGTCGTAATCTTTGCCGTTTTGAATGTTAATCCAGTGACGGTCAGCTTTGGCTTTACCAGAGTTAAGTTACCATTGATTATCTTGATCATCGTTACGTTGTTGTTAGGTGCCGTTATTACGATGCTTCTAGCAACGACAGGCAAGAAGAAAGATGATGACTTAAATCGTCATGCTAAGAAACAAATTTCCAAAGTTAAAGTTTCAAACGACAACCAAATTGCTGATGCATTAAAAGAAAATAATGTAAAAAAGCAAACAAAATAG
- the rpmF gene encoding 50S ribosomal protein L32 translates to MAVPKRKTSKQRKRSRRAHLKLSTPNMQFDVASGEYRLSHHVSPSGMYKGEKVIDDSKEA, encoded by the coding sequence ATGGCTGTTCCAAAGAGAAAAACATCAAAACAAAGAAAGCGTTCAAGACGCGCACATCTTAAGTTAAGTACACCAAACATGCAATTCGACGTTGCTTCAGGTGAATATCGTTTAAGTCACCATGTTTCACCATCAGGTATGTACAAGGGTGAAAAAGTTATCGACGATAGCAAAGAAGCTTAA
- a CDS encoding VOC family protein produces the protein MQIKSLDHLVLTVADIEATCQFYSTILGMQVISFDQGRKALHFGNKKINLHQKGHEYEPKAKYPTPGSADLCLIAETPLDSVIEELKQNNISIEQGPIAKHGALGDIESVYLHDPDQNLIEISNYK, from the coding sequence ATGCAAATAAAATCTTTAGACCATCTAGTTTTAACCGTAGCTGATATTGAAGCAACCTGTCAATTTTACAGTACCATCCTAGGTATGCAAGTCATCAGCTTCGATCAGGGTCGAAAAGCATTACACTTTGGCAATAAAAAAATTAATCTCCACCAAAAGGGCCATGAGTATGAACCAAAGGCCAAATATCCAACCCCAGGCTCCGCTGACCTCTGCTTGATAGCAGAAACTCCACTAGATTCAGTCATTGAAGAGTTAAAGCAAAATAACATATCAATCGAACAAGGTCCCATTGCCAAGCATGGCGCATTGGGAGATATTGAGTCCGTCTATCTCCACGACCCTGATCAAAACCTAATTGAAATATCTAATTACAAATAA
- a CDS encoding YjzD family protein — MEEMRYIAVIFWSIMLGQVAGFIGGALNQQKFNSTYSIIISIVFAVIFSVIPLILDSSVKDTKKEKNA, encoded by the coding sequence ATGGAAGAAATGAGATATATTGCTGTTATTTTCTGGTCAATCATGCTGGGACAAGTTGCCGGTTTTATCGGTGGTGCTTTGAACCAACAAAAATTTAACTCTACGTACTCAATCATTATAAGTATAGTATTTGCGGTCATTTTCAGTGTCATTCCATTGATCCTTGATAGTTCCGTAAAAGATACTAAAAAAGAAAAGAACGCTTAA